One genomic window of Coffea eugenioides isolate CCC68of chromosome 1, Ceug_1.0, whole genome shotgun sequence includes the following:
- the LOC113766784 gene encoding mannan endo-1,4-beta-mannosidase 5-like — MASCSRRISHLFGLAAALVALLSLVLACEASGSTVPRNGAGFVRTQGPRFVLNGSPFLFNGFNSYWLMHVAADPKERYKVSEVLRDASAAGLSVCRTWAFGDGGDRALQISPGIYDERVFQALDFVISEANKHGIRLILSFVNNYNDFGGRGQYAQWARNAGAHVNSDDDFYTHPTIKGYYKGHIRRVVTRFNTITRISYRDDPTIMAWELMNEPRCQADYSGRTVNEWTQEMASFVKSLDRKHLLEIGMEGFYGDTMPEKKQFNPGYQVGTDFISSNLLRDVDFATIHAYPDQWLSGKDDKAQLVFMQRWMSSHWEDSRTILKKPLVIAEFGKSSRDPGYSLSARDDYMSNVYRTTYGFARSGGTMSGSLIWQLMAQGMDSYDDGYAVVLGRNPSTTAIMSRQAHAMSALSHLLAGADDAHSHARGQAHPRLMNHPHPSRRALLHHAKQHGHHHSPSLL, encoded by the exons ATGGCAAGTTGTAGTAGAAGAATAAGCCATCTTTTTGGACTAGCTGCTGCACTAGTAGCGCTGCTGTCACTAGTTCTTGCTTGTGAAGCTAGCGGTAGTACGGTTCCAAGAAATGGTGCAGGATTTGTTAGGACTCAGGGTCCTCGTTTTGTTCTGAATGGCTCACCATTTCTCTTCAATGGATTCAATTCCTATTGGCTGATGCACGTAGCCGCCGACCCTAAAGAGAGGTATAAAGTGTCTGAAGTGTTGAGAGATGCCTCCGCTGCCGGTCTCTCGGTATGCAGAACCTGGGCTTTCGGCGATGGAGGCGACCGTGCACTTCAAATATCACCTGGAATTTATGATGAACGTGTTTTTCAG GCGCTGGATTTTGTGATTTCTGAGGCAAACAAGCATGGAATTCGTTTGATATTGAGTTTTGTGAACAATTACAATGACTTTGGGGGTAGAGGGCAGTATGCTCAGTGGGCTCGAAATGCAGGAGCACACGTCAACAGTGACGATGATTTCTACACGCATCCCACCATCAAAGGTTACTACAAAGGTCACATCAGG AGAGTGGTGACAAGGTTCAACACAATTACAAGAATTTCGTACAGGGATGATCCCACAATCATGGCATGGGAACTCATGAACGAGCCCCGCTGCCAAGCTGATTACTCCGGAAGGACGGTCAAT GAATGGACTCAAGAGATGGCAAGTTTCGTGAAGTCATTGGACCGGAAGCACCTGCTGGAGATTGGcatggaaggattttatggagacACAATGCCCGAAAAGAAACAATTTAATCCTGGTTACCAAGTTGGAACAGATTTCATAAGCAGCAATCTCCTCAGGGACGTTGATTTCGCCACCATCCATGCATATCCAGATCAATG GTTATCTGGAAAAGATGACAAAGCACAATTGGTATTTATGCAGAGGTGGATGTCAAGCCACTGGGAAGACTCGAGGACCATACTGAAAAAGCCGCTAGTCATAGCGGAATTTGGCAAGTCCAGTAGAGATCCAGGCTACAGCTTGAGTGCGAGAGACGATTACATGAGCAACGTGTACAGAACAACATACGGCTTTGCAAGAAGCGGAGGAACCATGAGCGGAAGCTTAATATGGCAGCTCATGGCCCAAGGAATGGATTCGTACGACGACGGATACGCTGTTGTCTTAGGCCGGAATCCTTCAACCACCGCAATCATGTCCAGACAAGCCCATGCCATGAGTGCTCTGTCCCATTTGCTCGCCGGAGCTGACGATGCCCACAGCCACGCCCGCGGTCAGGCTCACCCAAGATTGATGAATCATCCTCATCCTTCGCGCAGAGCACTGCTTCATCATGCAAAGCAGCATGGCCATCATCATTCGCCATCCCTTCTCTGA